In Liolophura sinensis isolate JHLJ2023 chromosome 2, CUHK_Ljap_v2, whole genome shotgun sequence, a genomic segment contains:
- the LOC135462659 gene encoding TBC1 domain family member 15-like, with the protein MAQYRSRPCSLDDSFEYIECAATKGSNSSPTTPDRTNSRTPPLTQEQFSKLLDAEGRLVDEHALRQAVFLGGVDPSIRKEVWQFLFGLYPCTSTGREREVLRLDNYVKYRELKSRWKTMLVVQSKPGASPLEQGLVAKYQQEVDEDLPSPDKLSYEDPGDRDPEGNSSTASPAQLVPALFTAQKNKTDLSESNLPFDITSPDVQQRMEFMKLQSQVYVNRQQLDMDQLRTDIRIIDKDVPRTDRDYEYFLGKNNPHLTQLREALITFAAFQTDIGYAQGMNDIMARFLVVFNSEVEAYWCFTKYMISVKNDFDEEGMVQKIDLVRKLLEQFDNSLISHLESHDLGDLLFCHRWLLLGFKREFNFDDSLRCFEILSSHHLELSSLEAANARRREQMKEFENQDGVLRTVDNLTLHYDYTFESFMCVALLIQCREGLLKCTDSAMVFQCINGLQIDLDDVLGKAESLFFQYCKRTVGDCFVLVDVPKSDHSKRRGAKH; encoded by the exons ATGGCACAGTATCGGAGTAG ACCCTGTAGTCTTGATGACTCGTTTGAATATATCGAGTGTGCTGCaacaaagggaagcaactcaTCCCCGACGACGCCTGACAGGACGAATAGCCGCACCCCACCACTTACCCAGGAGCAATTCAGTAAACTTCTTGATGCTGAGGGCAGGCTGGTGGATGAACATGCTCTCAGACAGGCTGTTTTCCTGG GAGGAGTTGATCCGAGTATTCGTAAGGAAGTCTGGCAGTTCCTGTTTGGTCTCTACCCTTGTACCTCTACAGGCAG AGAGCGGGAGGTCCTGAGGCTGGATAACTATGTGAAGTATCGGGAGCTGAAATCTCGCTGGAAAACCATGCTAGTGGTACAGAGCAAACCAGGGG CATCTCCTCTTGAACAAGGACTGGTCGCCAAATATCAGCAGGAAGTAGATGAGGATCTCCCCAGCCCAGACAAGCTTAGTTACGAGGACCCTGGAGACAGAGACCCTGAAGGCAACAGCAGTACCGCCTCGCCAGCTCAGCTTGTCCCAGCGCTTTTCACTGCACAGAAAAACAAGACAGATTTGTCTGAGTCCAATCTCCCTTTCGATATTACCTCCCCTGATGTGCAGCAGAGGATGGAATTCATGAAGCTACAGTCACAG gtgtatgtaaacAGGCAGCAGTTAGACATGGACCAGCTGAGGACAGACATTCGTATCATTGACAAAGATGTGCCCAGGACAGACAGGGACTATGAGTATTTCCT TGGTAAAAATAACCCACATCTGACACAGCTGAGAGAAGCCCTTATCACATTTGCGGCCTTCCAGACAGACATCGGCTATGCCCAGGGCATGAACGACATCATGGCACGATTCTTAGTCGTTTTCAACTCTGAG GTAGAAGCTTATTGGTGCTTTACAAAATACATGATCAGTGTGAAGAATGACTTTGATGAGGAAGGCATGGTGCAGAAAATAG ATCTTGTAAGGAAACTACTGGAGCAATTTGATAATTCTCTGATTAGTCACCTGGAGTCACATGACCTGGGAGATCTCCTCTTCTGCCACAG GTGGTTGCTCTTGGGTTTCAAGAGGGAATTCAATTTTGACGACTCGTTGCGATGTTTTGAGATTCTCAGCAGCCATCATTTGGAGCTATCATCCCTGGAGGCAGCCAATGCCCGCAGACGAGAAcagatgaaagagtttgaaaacCAGG ATGGCGTTTTGAGGACAGTAGACAATCTGACACTCCACTACGACTACACATTTGAGTCCTTCATGTGCGTGGCGCTGCTCATTCAGTGTCGGGAGGGCCTCCTCAAGTGTACAGACTCTGCCATGGTCTTTCAGTGTATCAATGG CCTGCAAATTGACCTGGACGATGTTTTGGGGAAAGCAGAGAGTTTGTTTTTCCAGTATTGTAAACGAACAGTTGGTGATTGTTTTGTACTGGTGGATGTGCCGAAGTCAGATCATTCCAAAAGACGGGGAGCTAAGCACTGA